The genomic DNA AGGTGACGACTTCGGCCCCGAGCTCGGTCTGCAGCCATTTCAGGATGATGGAGGTGTCGAGGCCGCCGGAATAGGCGAGCACGACTTTCTTGACGTCTTTGGTCTTGGACATTGTTGGCGGTTCCGCGGGTAAAAAGCTTTCGGGGGCGAGTATCACGGCGTTTCCGGCTCATGCAAGAGACGAAGGGGCGCAGGGCGAGGCAATCGCAGCACGTGATCTCCCCCCTTGAGGGGGAGATGGCCGCGAAGCGGCCAGAGGGGGTCGTCTCACATAGATCGCCGGCGCTGTTTTCGTCGCGGAAAAATGCCGGCGCTTCACGCGCGGCGACCCCCTCTGTCGCCTTTGGCGACATCTCCCCCTCAAGGGGGGAGATTGTGCCGCCGCCACGCCGGCAGTTGCTGGCGAAACGGACATGGCTGCGCTATAGGGTCTGCGATCCATCCCGCAGGGGCGAGCCATGTCCTTCATTCCCGACACCACGACGCTGATCCAGTTCGCCATCGCGACCGTCATCCTGGCGATCACGCCCGGACCGGACATGACGCTGTTCGTGTCGCGGACGCTGAGCCAGGGCCGCGCCACAGGCTTCGCCTCGATGACCGGCGCGCTGTGCGGCACGCTGATCCATACCACGCTGGTGGTGGTCGGCGTCTCGGCGCTGATCGTGGCTTCGCCGATGGCCTTTTTCGCGCTGAAGATCTTTGGCGCCGGCTATCTCGTCTTCCTGGCCTGGCAGGCGGTGACGAAGGGCTCGGCCTTTTCGCCGGAGAAGAAGGAGGGGCCGCGGATCTCGCTGTTCCGCAGTTGGGCGGCCGGGCTCGGCGTCAACCTGCTCAACCCGAAGATCATCCTGTTCTTCATGACCTTCCTGCCGCAATTCGTCTCCGCGCATGACCCGAACGCGCCGGGAAAACTGTTCTTCCTCGGCGTGATGTTCGTCGTGCTGGCGATTCCGGTGACGGCGCCGATGGTGCTGGCGGCGGAGAAATTCGCGGCGGCGATGAAGGCGAGCCCCCGCGTCACGCGCGTGGTCGACTATCTGTTCGGCGGCGTGTTCTCGGCCTTCGCGCTCAAGATCCTGACGGCGCAGGCAAAGTAAGCCTGCGCCGATCTCAGGCTTCCGGATCGAGCAACGGCTCGCGGCGCCAGCTGCCGGCCCAGCGGCCGGCGGAGAGCCAGTAGAAGATGCCGCCGACCATGCCGCTGCCGACCAGCGCGAGCCTGACATTGTTGTCGGTGACATCGAAGTCGGCATCGCCGATATTGTGCGCGAAGCCGAGGAAGACGACGGCGATGACGGCGCCGCCCAGCGCGTAGAACAGCCAGTCGCGACGGCCGAGCACTTCGGCGATCAGGATGACGATCGCCGCCGGCATGAAGCCGAAATAGGCGACGAACAGCGCCACGAAAGGCACCGAAAAATAAAGCGCGGGTGCGATCGTCGAATGCCCGGGCTCCGGCGCATAGGCGAAATAGCCGAGGAAGAGCAGATTGAGGAAGGCGCTGGCCGCCAGCGAGGCGACCGCATAGCCGATCAGGATGACGGCGAAGCGGACGAGATAGGCGATGATACGCCTCACGCCTCGCCGTGCCCCGCAATCATCATTGCCTCGAGCGCCAGCCGGTCGACCTTGCGCATGCGCTCCGATTCCGACTTCAACTGGCCGCAGGCGGCGAGGATGTCGCGGCCGCGCGGCGTGCGGATCGGCGAGGCATAGCCGGCATTGTTGATGTAGTCGGCGAACTTCTCGATCGTCTCCCAGTCCGAGCACTGGTAGTTGGTGCCGGGCCAGGGGTTGAACGGGATCAAATTGATCTTGGCCGGAATGCCCTTGAGCAGCTTCACCAGCGCCTTGGCGTCTTCGAGGGAATCGTTGACGTCTTTCAGCATCACATATTCGAAGGTGATGCGCTTGGCATTGGAGAGACCGGGATAGGCGCGGCAGGCGGCGATCAGCTCCTTCAGCGGGAACTTCTTGTTGATCGGCACCAGAAGGTCGCGCAGATCGTCATTGGTGGCGTGCAGCGAGATCGCCAGCATGACGCCTATCTCCTCGCCGGTGCGGGCGATCTCCGGCACGACGCCGGAGGTCGACAGCGTGATGCGGCGCTTGGACAGGGACAGCCCGTCGCCGTCGGAAGCGATCAGCAGCGCCTTCTTCACCGCCTCGAAATTGTAGAGCGGCTCGCCCATGCCCATCATGACGATGTTGGAGACCTTTCTGCCCTCGGCCGGCACGATGGCGCCGTCCGGCGTGTCGCGGTCGGGGAAATCGCCGAGCCGGTCGCGCGCGGTGAGCAACTGCGCCAGGATTTCTTCTGTCGTCAGATTGCGCACCAGCTTCTGCGTGCCGGTGTGGCAGAAGGAGCAGGTCAGCGTGCAGCCGACCTGCGAGGAGATGCAGAGCGTGCCGCGGCCTTCCTCGGGAATGTAGACGGTCTCGATCTCGACCGGCCTGCCGGCGCCGCGCGGCGGAAAGCGGAACAGCCATTTGCGCGTGCCGTCGGCGGAGATCTGCTCCTCGACGATCTCGGGCCGCGCGACGGTGAAATGCTTGTCGAGCTCGGCGCGCAATTCCTTGGAGATGTTGAACATATGGGCGAAGTCGGAGACGCCGCGCACATACATCCAGTGCCAGAGCTGCTGCGCGCGCATCCTGGCCTGGCGCTC from Mesorhizobium sp. M1E.F.Ca.ET.045.02.1.1 includes the following:
- a CDS encoding LysE family translocator, translated to MSFIPDTTTLIQFAIATVILAITPGPDMTLFVSRTLSQGRATGFASMTGALCGTLIHTTLVVVGVSALIVASPMAFFALKIFGAGYLVFLAWQAVTKGSAFSPEKKEGPRISLFRSWAAGLGVNLLNPKIILFFMTFLPQFVSAHDPNAPGKLFFLGVMFVVLAIPVTAPMVLAAEKFAAAMKASPRVTRVVDYLFGGVFSAFALKILTAQAK
- the rlmN gene encoding 23S rRNA (adenine(2503)-C(2))-methyltransferase RlmN, giving the protein MTLSFDLTAEGARDALRARTPAAEKPSLIGLTRAELGAALVAAGIVPERQARMRAQQLWHWMYVRGVSDFAHMFNISKELRAELDKHFTVARPEIVEEQISADGTRKWLFRFPPRGAGRPVEIETVYIPEEGRGTLCISSQVGCTLTCSFCHTGTQKLVRNLTTEEILAQLLTARDRLGDFPDRDTPDGAIVPAEGRKVSNIVMMGMGEPLYNFEAVKKALLIASDGDGLSLSKRRITLSTSGVVPEIARTGEEIGVMLAISLHATNDDLRDLLVPINKKFPLKELIAACRAYPGLSNAKRITFEYVMLKDVNDSLEDAKALVKLLKGIPAKINLIPFNPWPGTNYQCSDWETIEKFADYINNAGYASPIRTPRGRDILAACGQLKSESERMRKVDRLALEAMMIAGHGEA